From the Pseudomonas syringae KCTC 12500 genome, the window GCAGCCTCAGGGCTGCCTTTTTGCTGTCTGTTGTTTGATGATTCATCCCTTGTCTACCGACACATGCACTGAGTGAACATGGCTGCCATCGACCACCCGCTGATTGACCGGTTTCTGGACGCGCTCTGGCTTGAGAAGGGGCTGTCCGACAATACCCGGGATTCTTACCGCAGTGATCTGGCGCTGTTCAACGGCTGGCTGCAGGAGCGCAACGTTGACCTGATCAGTGCAGGGCGCGAAGTCATCCTCGATCATCTTGCCTGGCGCGTTGAGAATGCCTACAAGCCTCGCTCCACGGCGCGTTTCCTGTCCGGCGCACGTGGCTTCTACCGCTATCTGCTGCGCGAAAAGCTGATTTCCGTCGATCCTACCTTGCAGATCGACATGCCTCAGTTGGGCAAACCGTTGCCAAAATCGCTTTCCGAAGCCGATGTCGAAGCATTGCTTGCTGCTCCCGACCTGAGCGAACCCATCGGCGAACGTGACCGCGCCATGCTTGAGGTGCTGTATGCCTGCGGTCTGCGCGTGACCGAACTGATCAGCCTGACCCTGGAGCAGGTCAATCTGCGTCAGGGCGTGCTGCGCGTGATGGGCAAAGGCAGCAAGGAGCGACTGGTGCCCATGGGCGAAGAGTCCATCGTCTGGGTCGAGCGTTACCTGCGCGGTGCCCGCGACGAGTTGCTGGGCGGAAAGCCCAGCGACGTGCTGTTCCCGAGCACCCGCGGCGACCAGATGACCCGCCAGACCTTCTGGCACCGTATCAAGCATCAGGCGACTGTTGCGGGTATCGGCAAATCTCTGTCACCGCACACCCTTCGCCATGCCTTCGCCACCCATCTGCTCAATCACGGCGCTGACTTGCGCGTGGTGCAGATGTTGCTCGGGCACAGTGATCTCTCGACGACGCAGATCTACACCCATGTGGCGCGCGCGCGGTTGCAGGAATTGCATGCCAAGCATCATCCTCGGGGTTAGTGCTCTGTTGATAGATTCGAGAGTCAGGCGGTGTTTTAAGAATGATTATTACCAATCGTTCTACTGATGTATGCGCTCAGTGTCCGCTGGCACCTATCATTCAGGTGAGGTTTCTGAAACTCACTATCAAGGATGATTGACATGTCTGACGAAAAAAAAGAGCGTTCATTTCTGGCGACGCTTGACCTGAAGGACGGTACCAAGCTGGGGTTTTCAAAAATTGCTGCAGGAGGTGCGCTGGAAGAGGTGGATGAGCTCTGTGCCAATTCAAGGCTCACACAATCGATCAGGATTTACTTTGAGCCCAATGATGAGGGCGACTACGTTATGTTTTTCAAAGGGTTTGCGGCGCCGGATAAAGTGTCGTCAACGCTTTCAAAAAATGAATCATTGGTGGAGGAAGGGCAAGGTGTGGAGCTCTTATATGAGGAAACGGTTTACAAAGACGGAACACCGCCGCCTGAAAACCAAATAACGGCCTCCCAGGCTCCCGAGCAAGAGCCGCCTATTTATTTAGCCGTTAGCGAAGGCGGTTGGGTCCATAAATCAGAAGAATCTGGATATGCTTATCTGGCCGGGATAGCAGATTGCAGAGGCAGTAAGTTCTCGATTGACCGCACGGATGCTCAAGAGGTTTATTTGAAATCGTGGCGAAGCAAGAACTTCATGCAGACTTACAAACGTGAAGATTTTCCAGACAAGGCGTGGTTCGCCTGGATGACTGATTGCGACGGCACCGATGCGGTATTGAAGCTGAAAATCATTGAGCGTTACAACGCAGACGGCTCGGTCAAAGC encodes:
- the xerD gene encoding site-specific tyrosine recombinase XerD, which produces MAAIDHPLIDRFLDALWLEKGLSDNTRDSYRSDLALFNGWLQERNVDLISAGREVILDHLAWRVENAYKPRSTARFLSGARGFYRYLLREKLISVDPTLQIDMPQLGKPLPKSLSEADVEALLAAPDLSEPIGERDRAMLEVLYACGLRVTELISLTLEQVNLRQGVLRVMGKGSKERLVPMGEESIVWVERYLRGARDELLGGKPSDVLFPSTRGDQMTRQTFWHRIKHQATVAGIGKSLSPHTLRHAFATHLLNHGADLRVVQMLLGHSDLSTTQIYTHVARARLQELHAKHHPRG